One Archangium violaceum genomic window, CATGGTGGCCTGCGGGCGCTCGCTCGGAGCACCGTCGCGGCGCTGAATGCACTGGGCATCGGATGTGGCGATCGGGTCGCCCTGGTGCTGCCCAACGGGCCGGAGATGGCGACGGCCTTCATTGCCTTCGCCTGCGGCGCCACCACCGCGCCGCTCAATCCCGCCTACCGGGCGGAGGAGCTCGAGTTCTACCTCTCGGACCTGAATGCCCGGGCGCTCGTCATCCTCGAGGGGATGGAGAGCCCGGCGCGCGCCGTTGCCGCAGCGCGAGGCATCCCGGTCATCGAGCTGGTTCCAGACTCGAGCGGGCCCGCCGGTCTCTTCTCCTTGAAACCGGAGCGGCCGTTCTCCGGCACGCCGGCACGGGCGGGCTTCGCCGGGGCCGAGGACGTGGCGCTCGTGCTCCACACCTCCGGGACGACGGCGCGGCCGAAGATCGTCCCCCTGCGCCACGTCAACGTCACGGCCTCCGCCTTCCACATCGGCCAGACGTTGGAGTTGGGGCGCGAGGACGTCTGCCTCAACATCATGCCGCTCTTCCACATCCACGGCCTCATCGCGGCGGTGCTGGCGAGCCTCGCGGCGGGTGGCGAGGTGGTATGCACGCCGGGCTTCAACGCGCTCAAGTTCTTCTCCTGGTTCGAGGAGATCCGGCCCACCTGGTACACGGCGGTGCCCACCATGCACCAGGCCATCCTCGGCCGGGCGGGCCGCAACGCCGGGCTCATCCGGGCCGGGCGGCTGCGCCTCATCCGCTCGTCCTCCGCGTCGCTGCCACCGCAGGTGATGCAGGAGCTCGAGCAGGTGTTCGGCGTGCCCGTCATCGAGAGCTACGGCATGACGGAGGCCTCGCACCAGATGGCCTCGAACCCGCTGCCGCCGAGGCCTCGTTACGCGGGCTCGGTGGGGATCGCCGCGGGGCCGGAGGTCGCCATCATGGACGAGGCCGGAAACCCGCTGCCTCCGGGCTCGCTCGGCGAGGTCGTCATCCGGGGCCGCAACGTCATGGCCGGCTACGAGAACAACCCCGAGGCCAACGCCAGGGCCTTCTCCAACGGCTGGTTCCGCACCGGGGACCAGGGCGTGCTCGACGAGGCCGGCTACCTGCGGCTCACCGGCCGGCTCAAGGAGATCATCAACCGGGGAGGCGAGAAGATCAGCCCGCTGGAGATCGACACGGTGCTGATGGACCACCCGGCGGTGCGGCAGGTGGTGACGTTCGCCATGCCGCACCCGAAGCTGGGCGAGGAGGTCGCCGCCGCCGTGGTGCTGCGCGAGGGCGCGAGCGCGGGAGAGCGGGAGCTCCAGGACTTCGTCTCCGCGCGCCTGGCCGACTTCAAGGTGCCGCGCAAAATCCTCTTCCTCCCGGAGATTCCCAAGGGAGCGACGGGCAAGTTGCAGCGCATCGGCCTCGCCGCGCGCCTGGGGCTCACGTCATGAGGATCGCGATCTTCGGAGCGGGAGCGATTGGCGGGTTCCTCGGCGTCCGGCTGCTCCAGGCGGGCGCGGACGTCACCTTCATCGCGCGCGGAGCCCACCTGGCCGCGATGCTCGAGAGGGGCGTTACCCTGCGCAGCGGCGGTGAGCGCGTCACCGTCCGGCCGCGTTGCACGGACGACCCGGCCGAGGCGGGGCCACAGGACTCCGTCCTCATCACGCTGAAGGCGCACTCCCTGCCAGCGGCGGCGGCGCAGATGCAGCCCCTGCTGGGCCCCGAGACGTCGCTCGTCACGGGCATCAACGGCGTGCCCTACTGGTACTTCCACGGCCTCGAGGGGCCCTTCCGCGACCGGCACGTGGAGAGCGTGGATCCGGGGGGGACGCTCTGGGAGACGCTGCATCCCTCGCGTGCCATCGGCGCGGTGCTCTACCCGGCGGCCGAGGTGATGGAGCCCGGCGTCATCGAGCACACCTACGGCGACCGCGTCACCCTGGGCGAACCCGATGGCAGCAGGAGCCCCCGCGTCGAGGCCCTGTCGAAGCTGTTCATCCAGGCGGGGCTGAAGTCACCGGTCCGCCCGCGCATCCGGGACGAAATCTGGGTCAAGCTCTGGGGCAACCTCGCCTTCAATCCGCTCTCGGCGCTCACGGGCGCGACGCTCGACCGGCTCGCGACCCAGGCGGACCTCCGGGCGGTGGCGCGCACCATGATGGTCGAGGCCCAGGCCGTCGCCGAGGCCCTGGGCGTGCGCTTCCCCATCGACGTGGACAAGCGGATTCAGGGCGCGGCGGAGGTCGGCGCGCACAAGACCTCCATGCTGCAGGACCTCGAGCGTGGCCGGCCGATGGAGATCGACGCGCTGCTGGGCGCGGTGGTGGAGCTCGGCCAGCTCGTGGGCAGGCCGATGCCCACGTGCGACATGGTGCTGGCGCTGGTGCGCGAGCGCGCGCGTCGGGCGGGCTGCTACCCGGCCGCCCATCCGTAACACACGCGGGTGGGTGCCTACGCGATGCCCACCATCTTGCTGCCTTCACCCTGAACGGAGCCGGGCGTCAGCGCGCCCAGGAAGTCCACCTGGAGCCCGCCGTACTCCGAGCGCCCCAGCTCCAACTTCCACCCGTGCAGCACCGTCACCTGCCAGGCGATGTTGAGGCCCAGGCCGTGCCCGTGGACTCCGCGCGTGCGTGCCGCGTCGCCCCGGACGCGCCGCTCGATGATGCGCGACAGCTCGCTCTCGGGGATGCCGGGTCCGTCGTCGAGCACCCGCAGGCGGAAGCCCTCTCCCGGCGTTCGCTCGAGCACGACGGCGACATGGCCCTCGCGCGAGTTGTAGCGCATGGCGTTGTAGATGATGTTGCTCACCGCCTGCTCGATGAGCGTGACGTCTCCCTCCACCACCACGGGCGGCTCCGGCACGGCGCACTCGAGCGCCACGCCGAGCTGCCGCGCGATGGGCCGGTGGCGGCTCATGCACCGCTCCACCAGGGCGTTGAGGTCCACTGACGCGCGCTGCAGGGCCGGCTCGCCCGCCTCCAGCCGGGCCGCGGCGCCCAGGTTGTGGATGAGCGCCGCCATGTAGTGGGACTCCTGGCTGGCCGCCGTGACGATCGCCGCGTCCACCGGCTCTCCCCGGGCCGCGCGTCGTTGCAGCTCGGCCAGGTGCCCCTGGAGCACCGTGAGGGGGATCATCACGTCGTGCGTGGTGTTCTCCAGGAAGGTGCGCAGCGTCTGCTCCCGCTTCTCCTTGAGGTCCATCTGCGCGTGCACCTCGCGCCCCGCCTCGTCGAAGGCGCGCGCCAGCTCGGAGATCTCATCGTTGCCGTGGACGGTGAGGGTCCCCTGGTAGGCGCTGCGGACGAAGGTCCGCACCTCGCCGGTGAGCTGGCGGAGGCGGCGCACCACCGGCCCGAGGGTGAGCAGCACTCCGGCCAGGGCGACGATCGTGGGCATCAGCCACATGTCGGCCGGGGGGAGCAGGCCCTTCAACATCCCCGTGTCGCGCGGCTCCCGTCTCTTGACGAGCACGAAGGCGCACGGCCCGGAGCCCCAGGGCATCCGGACCAGCACCTCGCTCGGGCCCATCGGGCCGTACGTGGCGGAGCGGCTGGCGATGTCCTCTCCCCGCCGCAGGGCCTCCACGAGCTTCGCGTCCAGGGGGGGAGCGGCGGGGTTGCGGGACGTGAAGTGGGCGTCGTAGGCGAAGAGCTGAACCTCCTGTTCCCGTTCCGGACGCGGTCCCGGGCGGTCCCCGCGAGGCGGTGGCGGAGGCCGCTCCCCCTTCCTCTCCGGAGGGGGAGGGGGACGGGGGGGTTGCCTGCTCCAGGTCTCTGGGGCGGCCTCACAGTGTTCTCGTTCGCCCGCCTGCAGGGTCGCGAGCGCATACTCGGCGAGGACCGCCTTGCGCGCGTTCACCTCGACGGTGTTGCGGAGCCCCGTCATGACCAGCGTGATGGGCAGCGCCATCGCCGCCGTCGTGAGCGCCAGCCGCATCCGGAGCCTCATGGCTCCTCTCCACCGAGCCGGTAGCCGATGCCCCACACCGTCTCGATGTACCTGCCAGGACCCAGCTTGCGCCGCAGCCGCGACACGTGCACGTCCAGCGTCCGCTCGGTGCCTTCGCGCTCTGGATCCAACACGTTCTCCACCAGCCACTGGCGTGTCACCGCGGCCCCTGGACGGCGGGCGAGCGCGGCCAGCAGGTCGAACTCCACGCGTGTCAGCTCCACCGGCTCGCCCTGGACACGCACCTCGCGGCTCTCGAGGTCCACGTGGAGCGCGCCGATCTCCACACCTCCCTGCCGCTGCATCGCCGGGCGTCGTAGCCGTGCGCGCACGCGCTCGACCAACTCCTCGGGCCAGAAGGGCTTGGTCATGTAGTCGTCGGCTCCCAGCTTCAGCGCCCGCACCTTGTCCGCGGTGTCATTGCGCGCGCTGAGGATGAGCACCGGCACGTCCGATCCGTCACGCATCCGCCGCAGCATGTCCATCCCATGAGTTCCCGGGAGCATCAGGTCCAGGATGACGAGCCGGTAGGCCGCCACGTCCCCGGATTGCAGGGGTCGGCCCTCGGTCCACCACGTGGGCTCGAAGCCCGCGCGGCCGAGGCAGTCGACGATTTGAGCTCCCAACTGAGGGTCGTCTTCGATGAGCAGAATGCGCTCGGCCATGTGTGTCCGTCCTCTCCTCGTTCATGTCGCGTCGTACGGGACGGGTCGTAAGAGAATCTTAAGACCTGTACTGGCCCGGACGCCGGGCGAGCGAACGAGGCGGCGGGTCGCTCCAAGCAGGCAGGCGTCCAGGGGGGCGAGGTGTGACTCCGGGTGCACCCGGGGTGCTTCGTGCACATCTCCACACGGCGTTTTCAGGAGGTGGAGAGGCGTGAACGAGAGCACGGTACGCCGGGGCGAGAGATGGGTTCCCGGGGGTGGGGCGGGCATGTGCCGGGCCCTCGTGTTGCTGGGCCTGCTGGTGTTTTCGGGCTGCGACCGGGGCGGTCCGGAGGTGCCCCCGGCCCAGGGACAGCAGGCCCAGGGACAACAGGCCCCGGTGGTGCTCGGGCCGGAGGACGTGGTGCGCGTGGAGCAGCGGCGGTTGCGGAACGGGCCCGTCCTCTCCGGAACACTCCAGGCCCGGCGCGCCGCCT contains:
- a CDS encoding acyl--CoA ligase, with protein sequence MYRADTVVGLIEHGREDDRAIGAPGRPGLTHGGLRALARSTVAALNALGIGCGDRVALVLPNGPEMATAFIAFACGATTAPLNPAYRAEELEFYLSDLNARALVILEGMESPARAVAAARGIPVIELVPDSSGPAGLFSLKPERPFSGTPARAGFAGAEDVALVLHTSGTTARPKIVPLRHVNVTASAFHIGQTLELGREDVCLNIMPLFHIHGLIAAVLASLAAGGEVVCTPGFNALKFFSWFEEIRPTWYTAVPTMHQAILGRAGRNAGLIRAGRLRLIRSSSASLPPQVMQELEQVFGVPVIESYGMTEASHQMASNPLPPRPRYAGSVGIAAGPEVAIMDEAGNPLPPGSLGEVVIRGRNVMAGYENNPEANARAFSNGWFRTGDQGVLDEAGYLRLTGRLKEIINRGGEKISPLEIDTVLMDHPAVRQVVTFAMPHPKLGEEVAAAVVLREGASAGERELQDFVSARLADFKVPRKILFLPEIPKGATGKLQRIGLAARLGLTS
- a CDS encoding 2-dehydropantoate 2-reductase: MRIAIFGAGAIGGFLGVRLLQAGADVTFIARGAHLAAMLERGVTLRSGGERVTVRPRCTDDPAEAGPQDSVLITLKAHSLPAAAAQMQPLLGPETSLVTGINGVPYWYFHGLEGPFRDRHVESVDPGGTLWETLHPSRAIGAVLYPAAEVMEPGVIEHTYGDRVTLGEPDGSRSPRVEALSKLFIQAGLKSPVRPRIRDEIWVKLWGNLAFNPLSALTGATLDRLATQADLRAVARTMMVEAQAVAEALGVRFPIDVDKRIQGAAEVGAHKTSMLQDLERGRPMEIDALLGAVVELGQLVGRPMPTCDMVLALVRERARRAGCYPAAHP
- a CDS encoding sensor histidine kinase, which codes for MRLRMRLALTTAAMALPITLVMTGLRNTVEVNARKAVLAEYALATLQAGEREHCEAAPETWSRQPPRPPPPPERKGERPPPPPRGDRPGPRPEREQEVQLFAYDAHFTSRNPAAPPLDAKLVEALRRGEDIASRSATYGPMGPSEVLVRMPWGSGPCAFVLVKRREPRDTGMLKGLLPPADMWLMPTIVALAGVLLTLGPVVRRLRQLTGEVRTFVRSAYQGTLTVHGNDEISELARAFDEAGREVHAQMDLKEKREQTLRTFLENTTHDVMIPLTVLQGHLAELQRRAARGEPVDAAIVTAASQESHYMAALIHNLGAAARLEAGEPALQRASVDLNALVERCMSRHRPIARQLGVALECAVPEPPVVVEGDVTLIEQAVSNIIYNAMRYNSREGHVAVVLERTPGEGFRLRVLDDGPGIPESELSRIIERRVRGDAARTRGVHGHGLGLNIAWQVTVLHGWKLELGRSEYGGLQVDFLGALTPGSVQGEGSKMVGIA
- a CDS encoding response regulator transcription factor, with product MAERILLIEDDPQLGAQIVDCLGRAGFEPTWWTEGRPLQSGDVAAYRLVILDLMLPGTHGMDMLRRMRDGSDVPVLILSARNDTADKVRALKLGADDYMTKPFWPEELVERVRARLRRPAMQRQGGVEIGALHVDLESREVRVQGEPVELTRVEFDLLAALARRPGAAVTRQWLVENVLDPEREGTERTLDVHVSRLRRKLGPGRYIETVWGIGYRLGGEEP